The genomic window GATCGCGTTCAACGAGAACTGCGGTGCTTGCCACGGTGTCGGCGGCGTCGGTGCCTATGGCTATCCGACCCTGGCCGACGATGAATGGCTGTGGGGCGGTACCCTGGCCGACATCGAACAGACCATCAAGTTCGGTGTCCGTAACGCCAACGCCAACTCGCGTCAGAGCGAGATGCCGAAGTTCGGTGTCGACGGTGTGCTCAAGCCCGAGCAGATCTCTTCCGTCGCCGACTACGTGCTGTCGCTGGCGTCCAAGGCTCCGGCCAAGGGCTCGGCGGGCGAGACCGTCTACGCTGAAAACTGCGCCGTTTGCCACGCCGAGGATGGCTCGGGTATGGCCGCGGTGGGTGCTCCTGCCCTGAACAACCAGATCTGGTTGTACAAGGGGACCAAGGACGCCATTGTCGCCCAGGTGACCAAGCCCAAGCACGGCTCCATGCCCGCTTGGTCCGAGCGCCTGGATGCCAGCACCATCAAGATGCTGGCTGTCTACGTCCACAATCTGGGCGGCGGCAAGTAAGAGTGTAAGTGGGGGGACTGATGGGGTGTGTGCCTGGAAACAGGTGCGCACCCCATCGGCATATCTGGCTCCCGGTTCGACCCACCTGCGGAGACGCAGGGTAAGCGTGACAAAACAAGCATTCTAGATTCGACGATTTTGGAGTATCACAGCCGCGTAGTGACCTGCCCTTGCAATCCAAGCCATGGATCAAGAGCATAAGCAGGCTGCTAAGTAATTGAATCGTGCGGCTATTCTGAAGTTCCCAATATGCTGGAAACATCAGAATGGCCGCACCAGGGGGAGCGGTCGTGAACCACGCCCCTCACCCCGCCGTCTGGCCCCTTTCGCAGTAGAGCGTTTGCATATCATGGCCTCCCCGAAGATTGATCCGACCCTGAAGACAACCGCCGGTGACGGCGACGGCCCGGCCTATGCCGAGACGGTGATGATTCATCCGCGAACGGTGAAGGGCGTTTTCAGGAACTGGAAATGGGCGGCCATGGTCGTCTTGCTGGCGGTCTATCACATCGCGCCTTTCCTGCGCTGGGATCGCGGGCCCGACGCACCCAGCCAGGCCATTCTGGCCGACATGGCCGGGCGGCGCGGTTACTTCTTCTTCCTGGAGATCTGGCCGCAGGAGGTCTACTACATCACCGGCCTGCTGTTCATGGCGGCCATCGCCCTGTTCTTCATGAGCTCGCTGGCGGGCCGTATCTGGTGCGGATTTTTCTGCTTCCAGACGGTCTATACCGACCTGTTCATGTTCGTCGAACGTCTGGTGGTGGGCGATCGGGCCAAGCGCATGGCGCTCGACCGCGCCAAGTGGAGCGGTGACAAGCTGGTCAAGAAGACCATCATCAACGCCGTCTGGCTGGTGATCGCCGCGTCCTGCGGCATCGGCTTCACCCTGTATTTCGGCGATGCGCCCACCATGCTGCGCGACATTTTCGCCGGTCGGGAAAGCACCGCCGTCTATGGCGCCATCGCCGTGGTCGGCGGCGGCTGTTTCCTGCTGGCCGGTTATGCCCGCGAGCAGGTCTGCCTGTATATGTGCCCCTATTCGCGCTTCCAGTCGGCCATGTTCGACGAACATTCGCTGATCATCACCTATGAGGAATGGCGCGGCGAACCGAGGAAGCCCATCCGCAAGGGTGAAAGCTTCGAGGGCCGCGGCCACTGCATCGACTGCAGGATGTGCGTCGCCGCCTGCCCCACCGGCATCGACATCCGCGACGGCATCCAGATGGCCTGTATCGGCTGTGCGCTGTGCATCGATGCCTGCGACACCATGATGGACAAGTACAAGCTGCCGCGCGGCTTGGTGACCTGGGATTCTTCGGCCAATCTCGAAGCGCGCGCCAAGGGTGACAAGACCCGTATCCGTCTGATCCGCCCGCGCACCATCGTCTATATGGCCATTCTTTCTGCTGTCGGCGCGCTGATGATCTTCGGTCTGTCGTCGCGCAAGACGTTCGATATCAATGTCTTGCACGAACGCGCGCCGCTCTTCGTCCAGTTGTCGAACGGTTCCATCCGCAACGGCTATACCGTCAAGATCCTCAACATGGTGCGTGAGAACCGCGAGTTTGAACTGAGCCTGTCGGGCATCGACGGCGCGTCCCTCGACGTTGTCGGCGGCGCGGCCTCGGGCGGCAAGGCCACCCTCAAGGTGGACCCCGATGCGGTGGGCACCTATAACATCTTCGTGACCATCCCCGCAGACAAGTTGCAGGCCAAGCGCACCCCACTGTACTTTATCCTGCGCGAGACGGCCAAGGGTGGCTCCAACCGTCTCGAATCCCTGTTCGCCAGCCCGGAGAGATAGATGGACATGACCGAACAGCGTAAGCCCGGCTGGTGGTACCCCTATATCTTCGTCGGCGGCTTCATGGTGGTGCTGATGGTGAATCTCACCATGGCCTATTTCGCCAACAGCACCTTCTCGGGCATCTCCACCGAGCGGCCCTATGAAAAGGGTCTGGCCTTCAACCAGACCCTGGAAATGGCCCGCAAGCAAGAAGCGCTGAACTGGGCGGTCGATGTGCAGGTGGAGCCCGCCGCCAATCACGGCGCCCATATCACCATCACCTATAAGGACGCCGCCGGTCATGGCATCGACGGCATGGAGGTGAAGGCCCTGTTCGTGCGTCCCACCGCCAAGGGCCATGACCGCGAGGTGCGCCTTGCGCCCGTGGGGCCCGGCACCTATGCCACCCATCAGGAACTGCCCCTGGCCGGGGTCTGGGATCTGACCCTGCTGGCCACTGGCAAGGAGATCCCCTACTCGATCCTGCGCCGTATCGTGGTGCCGTGACCGAGGCTGCGCTTTGTCGCCATTGCGGGGGACCCATGCCAGCCGATTTGGCCGGGGCGTTCTGCTGCCGGGGCTGTGAGGGCGCCTATCATCTGGTCGAAGGCCTGGGGCTCGAACAGTATTACGCCCGCCGAAGCACCGATCCGGCGGCGCGGCCCCTGCGTCCCGACGATGACGCCGGGAACTACCACGACTTTTCCGCCCATGTCAGCTTCGACGAGGCCAAGGGCGAGGCTGGCCTTCATCTGATGATCGAGGGGCTGCATTGCGGCGCCTGCATCTGGCTGATCGAATCCCTGCTGAACAAGCAAAAGGGCGTGACCTGGGCGCGGGTCAACATGACCACCCGGCGCCTGGTGGTGCGCTGGCGGCCCGATGAGACCGAGCCCGGCACCCTTCTGGCCCCGGTGATCGGCGTGGGCTATCGCCTGGTGCCTTTCGATCCCGAGCGATTGGGTCTGGAAACCCAGCGCCAGGAAAAGGAATTGCTGCGCGCCATGGCCATTGCCGGCTTTGCCGCCAGCAACGTCATGCTGCTGTCGGTCTCGGTCTGGGCCGGGCACTTTTCCTATATGGGTCCGGCGACCCGCGACCTGATGCACTGGATCTCCGCGCTGATCGTCCTGCCCGCCGTGGCCTGGTGCGTGCGGCCCTTCGCCCGCTCGGCCGTTGCCGCGCTTCGGGCCGGGCGCACCAATATGGATGTGCCCATCACCATCGGTGTGACGCTCGCCAGTTTGATGAGCCTGTGGGAGACCATTCACAGCGGCGAATACGCCTATTTCGACTCGGCCATCACCTTGCTGTTCTTCCTGCTGATCGGCCGCTATCTGGATTCCAGGGCGCGGGGCAAGGCGCGGACCACGGTGGAGCATCTGCTGGCGCTGGACGCCGTGGCGGTCACCGTGCTGGAACCCGACGGCAGCCAGCGCATGCTGCCGCCGCATAAAGTGGCGCCCGGCTCCAAGATTCTGGTGACTGCGGGCGAGCGAATCGGCGTCGATGGCCGCATCTATGACGGCCGCTCGGATGTGGATACCAGCCTGCTGACCGGCGAGAGCTTGCCCGTGCCGGTTACGGTGGGTGCCCAGGTCTTCGCCGGGACCATCAATCTGTCGGCCCCACTGCGCCTGGAAGTCTCGGCGGTGGGCGAGCGCACCTTGCTGGCCGAGATCGTGCGCATGATGGAGGTGGCCGAACAGGGCCGCGCCCGTTATGTCGCCCTGGCCGACCGGGTGTCGCGCTGGTACGCCCCCGTGGTGCATGTGGCCGCCCTGCTGACCTTCACCGGCTGGACCGTCTTCACCAATACGCCCTGGCAGGAAGCCTTGCTTTATGCCGTGGCGGTGCTGATCATCACCTGTCCCTGCGCCCTGGCCCTGGCCGTTCCGGTGGTCCAGGTCATCGCCTCGGGCCGTCTCATGCGCCAGGGTGTGCTGGTTAAATCGGCCACCGCGCTGGAACGCTTTGCCGATGTGGACACGGTGGTGTTCGACAAGACCGGCACCCTGACCCTGGGCAAGCCCAGCCTGACCGAGGACGGCGCCTGGACCCGCGATGATCTGGCGGCGGCAGCCGGTCTGACGCCCGCCTCCCGTCATCCCTTGGCCCGCGCCATCACGGCGGCCTGCCCCACCGCCCCACTGGCCGAAGGCGTGCTGGAAGTGCCCGGCATGGGGCTAGAGGTCCCGGCCCAAGGCATCCGCCTGGGCAGCCGCAAATTCGTGGGTGTGGCTGACGATGCTGCCGGGGACGGCCCGGAATTGTGGCTGTCGCGTCCGGGTCGGGCGCCGGTGCGCTTTTCCTTCTCCGACGCCTTGCGCGCCGATGCCGTTGCCGTGGTGGCCGAACTGCGCCGTATGGGGCTGTCCCTGGAACTGCTGTCGGGCGACCGCCCGGCGGCTGCCGCCAAAGTGGCCGAGGCCTTGGGTCTGACCGAATGGCGGGCGGGATGCACGCCGGGCGACAAATGCACCCGTCTGGCCGAATTGGCGGAGCAGGGCCGCAAGGTCCTGATGATCGGCGACGGTCTCAACGATGCACCGGCCCTGGCCGCCGCCCATGTCTCCATGTCGCCGTCCTCGGCCGTGGATGTCAGCCAGACCGCCGCCGACGTGGTGTTTCAGGGCGGACGCCTGGCTCCGGTCATTGAAACCCTTGAGGTGGCCCGCCTGTCGCGCATTCTGGTGAAGCAGAATTTCGTACTGGCGCTGGGCTATAACCTCTTCACCGTGCCCCTGGCCGTGGCCGGATTGGTGACGCCGCTCATCGCCGCGATTGCCATGTCCACCTCGTCACTGGTAGTAATTGGAAACGCCCTGCGTCTTTCGCGCCGGAGAGGTTAGTGGACAATCTGTTGATGCTGATTCCCGTGGCCCTGGGTTTGGGCTTCGTGGGGTTGCTCGGATTCCTGTGGGCTTTGAAGTCTGGTCAGTTCGATGACCTGGACGGGGCGGCGCACCGCATTCTTTTCGATGACGACGAACAGCCCAAGACCGGGGCCTGAGGGGAATGGGTAGCCTGAACATGCCGCCCCTCGACTTCGACGCCCAAAAGACACCGCATATCGCCGACTTGCGCTCGCCCCAGTGCCGCAACTGCGACATCGTGCGCGAGATCGCCTTTTGCGCCGATCTCTCCCCGGACGAGGTCAAGCGTCTGGCCACCGTGCGATGTCATGCGGCGCTGCCCGCCAGCTTCACGGTGTTCCGTGAAGGCGACGAGGTCGATCACGTTTATTCCATCTCCGCCGGGGCGGTGAAGCTGTACAAGCTGATGCCCGACGGACGGCGCCAGATTATCGGCTTCCTGTTTTCGGGCGACCTGTTCGGCTTAGGCATCGATGGCGGCTATTGCTACACCGCCGAGACCATCACACCGACCCATCTGTGCCGCTTCACCCACCGCAAGTTGGATTCCCTGATCGCCGAGATCCCGAGGCTCGAGCGCCGCATGTTCACCATGGCGGTCAAGGATCTCGTCTCGGCCCAGGACCAGATGCTGTTGCTGGGGCGCAAGACGGCGCGGGAAAAGGTCGCCACCTTCCTGCTGCGGCTGTCGCGGCGTTCCATTCAGATGGGCTTGCCGCCCAGCCCGGTGGCGCTGCCCATGAGCCGTGCCGACATCGCCGATTATCTCGGCCTGACCATCGAAACGGTCAGCCGCACCTTCACTCAGCTCAAGCGCGACGGCATCATCGGATTGCCAGCATCGGGTCATTGCATCGTCAATGACTGGGAAGCGCTGCGCGAGTTGGCCGAAGGCGGCTGAGCCCCCACCTATCCTTTACACTGCCCCCAAGCGAAAGAGGCCCTCCGGTGAGCACCGAAGTCAGGATCAAACGCATCACCACGCGCGACATCCGCGCCCGCAAGGGGGCCGAGCCGCTGGTGGTGCTGACCGCTTATACCGCCCCCATCGCCCGGCTGCTTGATCCCATCTGCGATATCTTGCTGGTGGGCGATTCGCTCGGCATGGTGGTTTACGGCATGGAGACCACGCTGGGCGTCACGCTCGACATGATGATCAATCACGGCGCCGCCGTGGTGCGCTCGTCGTCCAAGGCCTGCGTGGTGGTGGACATGCCCTTCGGCTCCTACCAGGAGAGCCGGGAACAGGCCTTCCGCAATTGCGCGCGGGTGATGGCGGAAACGGGCTGCGCCGCCGTCAAGCTGGAAGGTGGCCGCGAACTGGCCGAGACCATCCGCTTTCTGGTGGATCGGGGCATTCCGGTGTTGGCCCATATCGGCCTCAAGCCCCAGGCTGTGCATGCCGCGGGCGGTTTCCGTGCCCAGGGCCGCCTGGAAGCCGAGGCCGAGGCCATCCGCGACGATGCCCGCGCCATCACCGAGGCCGGTGCTTTCGCCGTGGTGGTGGAGGGCACGGTCGAGCCTGTATCGCGCGCCCTGTCGGCGGAAATCAGCATTCCCACCATCGGCATCGGCGCCTCGCCCGCCTGTGACGGGCAGGTGCTGGTCATCGACGATCTGGTAGGGCTGTTCGACGACTTCACCCCTAAATTCGTCAAGCGCTATGCCGATCTGCGGCCCCTCATCACCGAGGCGGCCCAGCGCTATGCCGCCGAGGTCAAGGCCCGCAGCTTTCCCGGCCCTGAGCACTGCTTTGGAATGCCGAAGAAATGAAAGCGCCCGTGACCATCGTCCGTAGCGTCGCGGCCTTGCGCGCCCAGATGGGCGGCTGGCGCGACCAGAAACTCTCGGTCGCCCTGGTTCCCACCATGGGGGCGCTGCACGAGGGGCATCTGTCCCTGGTCCGGCGCGGACTGGAACTGGCTGACCGCGTCGTCGCCTCGGTCTTCGTCAATCCCACTCAGTTCGGTCCCAACGAGGATTTCGCCCGCTATCCCCGCCAGGAGGAACTGGACGCCGCCGCCCTGACCTCGGCCGGATGCCATTTGCTGTTCGCACCCGATGTGGCCGAAATGTACCCGGAAGGCTTCGCCACCACGGTTTCGGTGAGCGGCGTCTCGGAAGGGCTGTGCGGCGCGGTGCGCCCCGGCCACTTCGCCGGTGTGGCCACGGTGGTGACCAAGCTGTTGCTGCAATGCCTACCCGATGTGGCGTTGTT from Paramagnetospirillum magnetotacticum MS-1 includes these protein-coding regions:
- the ccoP gene encoding cytochrome-c oxidase, cbb3-type subunit III; the protein is MATIEKDSVSGQNTTGHEWDGIKELNTPLPKWWVYVFWATVVWAVGYWVAYPAWPLANGFTKGLLGYSSRGELDNELAAQKKSRSAWLSKIEASDVAVIEKDKDLLRYAMAGGKIAFNENCGACHGVGGVGAYGYPTLADDEWLWGGTLADIEQTIKFGVRNANANSRQSEMPKFGVDGVLKPEQISSVADYVLSLASKAPAKGSAGETVYAENCAVCHAEDGSGMAAVGAPALNNQIWLYKGTKDAIVAQVTKPKHGSMPAWSERLDASTIKMLAVYVHNLGGGK
- the ccoG gene encoding cytochrome c oxidase accessory protein CcoG — encoded protein: MASPKIDPTLKTTAGDGDGPAYAETVMIHPRTVKGVFRNWKWAAMVVLLAVYHIAPFLRWDRGPDAPSQAILADMAGRRGYFFFLEIWPQEVYYITGLLFMAAIALFFMSSLAGRIWCGFFCFQTVYTDLFMFVERLVVGDRAKRMALDRAKWSGDKLVKKTIINAVWLVIAASCGIGFTLYFGDAPTMLRDIFAGRESTAVYGAIAVVGGGCFLLAGYAREQVCLYMCPYSRFQSAMFDEHSLIITYEEWRGEPRKPIRKGESFEGRGHCIDCRMCVAACPTGIDIRDGIQMACIGCALCIDACDTMMDKYKLPRGLVTWDSSANLEARAKGDKTRIRLIRPRTIVYMAILSAVGALMIFGLSSRKTFDINVLHERAPLFVQLSNGSIRNGYTVKILNMVRENREFELSLSGIDGASLDVVGGAASGGKATLKVDPDAVGTYNIFVTIPADKLQAKRTPLYFILRETAKGGSNRLESLFASPER
- a CDS encoding FixH family protein translates to MDMTEQRKPGWWYPYIFVGGFMVVLMVNLTMAYFANSTFSGISTERPYEKGLAFNQTLEMARKQEALNWAVDVQVEPAANHGAHITITYKDAAGHGIDGMEVKALFVRPTAKGHDREVRLAPVGPGTYATHQELPLAGVWDLTLLATGKEIPYSILRRIVVP
- a CDS encoding heavy metal translocating P-type ATPase metal-binding domain-containing protein, with protein sequence MPADLAGAFCCRGCEGAYHLVEGLGLEQYYARRSTDPAARPLRPDDDAGNYHDFSAHVSFDEAKGEAGLHLMIEGLHCGACIWLIESLLNKQKGVTWARVNMTTRRLVVRWRPDETEPGTLLAPVIGVGYRLVPFDPERLGLETQRQEKELLRAMAIAGFAASNVMLLSVSVWAGHFSYMGPATRDLMHWISALIVLPAVAWCVRPFARSAVAALRAGRTNMDVPITIGVTLASLMSLWETIHSGEYAYFDSAITLLFFLLIGRYLDSRARGKARTTVEHLLALDAVAVTVLEPDGSQRMLPPHKVAPGSKILVTAGERIGVDGRIYDGRSDVDTSLLTGESLPVPVTVGAQVFAGTINLSAPLRLEVSAVGERTLLAEIVRMMEVAEQGRARYVALADRVSRWYAPVVHVAALLTFTGWTVFTNTPWQEALLYAVAVLIITCPCALALAVPVVQVIASGRLMRQGVLVKSATALERFADVDTVVFDKTGTLTLGKPSLTEDGAWTRDDLAAAAGLTPASRHPLARAITAACPTAPLAEGVLEVPGMGLEVPAQGIRLGSRKFVGVADDAAGDGPELWLSRPGRAPVRFSFSDALRADAVAVVAELRRMGLSLELLSGDRPAAAAKVAEALGLTEWRAGCTPGDKCTRLAELAEQGRKVLMIGDGLNDAPALAAAHVSMSPSSAVDVSQTAADVVFQGGRLAPVIETLEVARLSRILVKQNFVLALGYNLFTVPLAVAGLVTPLIAAIAMSTSSLVVIGNALRLSRRRG
- the ccoS gene encoding cbb3-type cytochrome oxidase assembly protein CcoS; this translates as MDNLLMLIPVALGLGFVGLLGFLWALKSGQFDDLDGAAHRILFDDDEQPKTGA
- a CDS encoding helix-turn-helix domain-containing protein, with the protein product MPPLDFDAQKTPHIADLRSPQCRNCDIVREIAFCADLSPDEVKRLATVRCHAALPASFTVFREGDEVDHVYSISAGAVKLYKLMPDGRRQIIGFLFSGDLFGLGIDGGYCYTAETITPTHLCRFTHRKLDSLIAEIPRLERRMFTMAVKDLVSAQDQMLLLGRKTAREKVATFLLRLSRRSIQMGLPPSPVALPMSRADIADYLGLTIETVSRTFTQLKRDGIIGLPASGHCIVNDWEALRELAEGG
- the panB gene encoding 3-methyl-2-oxobutanoate hydroxymethyltransferase — encoded protein: MSTEVRIKRITTRDIRARKGAEPLVVLTAYTAPIARLLDPICDILLVGDSLGMVVYGMETTLGVTLDMMINHGAAVVRSSSKACVVVDMPFGSYQESREQAFRNCARVMAETGCAAVKLEGGRELAETIRFLVDRGIPVLAHIGLKPQAVHAAGGFRAQGRLEAEAEAIRDDARAITEAGAFAVVVEGTVEPVSRALSAEISIPTIGIGASPACDGQVLVIDDLVGLFDDFTPKFVKRYADLRPLITEAAQRYAAEVKARSFPGPEHCFGMPKK
- the panC gene encoding pantoate--beta-alanine ligase, whose translation is MKAPVTIVRSVAALRAQMGGWRDQKLSVALVPTMGALHEGHLSLVRRGLELADRVVASVFVNPTQFGPNEDFARYPRQEELDAAALTSAGCHLLFAPDVAEMYPEGFATTVSVSGVSEGLCGAVRPGHFAGVATVVTKLLLQCLPDVALFGEKDYQQLAVIRRFARDLDIPVRIEGVPTLREDDGLAMSSRNAYMSPEQRTIAPWLIRALTGIADGLRAGAKAEDLCPMAASGLLRAGFDSVDYIEVRDAATLGPADLLDRPLRILAAARLGKTRLIDNIGVEP